In Fundulus heteroclitus isolate FHET01 unplaced genomic scaffold, MU-UCD_Fhet_4.1 scaffold_899, whole genome shotgun sequence, a genomic segment contains:
- the LOC118562373 gene encoding protein SMG9-like: MSYVLFEKQYVLLCRGYVFRAQSQQIKERGGNQSTGIDFFITQERVIFLDTQPILSPFILDHVINDRKLPPEYNLPHTYVEMQSLQIAAFLFTVCHVVIVVQDWFTDINLYRFLQTAEMLKPSTPSASHDSTGSSGSDDGAEYYPHIVFLQNKSRREDFCPRNFKNMHMVVDKLMAHSHLKYKGTLSMLDCSIFPGLAQEYLDTEVNMFLLPVQEHDGEDLNKAGAGTYPLFSLLPGYRGHPTFSTMVSKLRSQILAMPRCQLSHTILTEKNWFHYAARIWDGVKKSSALSEYSRLLC, from the exons ATGAGCTATGTACTGTTTGAGAAACAATATGTTCTTCTTTGCAGGGGTTACGTCTTTAGAGCCCAGAGTCAACAAATCAAGGAAAGAGGAGGCAATCAAAGCACAGGTATTGACTTCTTCATCACTCAGGAGAGAGTCATCTTTTTGGATACGCAG CCTATTCTCAGTCCATTTATACTCGACCACGTTATCAACGATCGAAAGTTGCCTCCAGAATACAACCTTCCGCACACGTATGTGGAAATGCAG TCCCTTCAGATCGCCGCCTTCCTGTTCACTGTGTGCCACGTAGTTATAGTGGTTCAAGACTGGTTTACCGACATAAACCTGTACAG GTTTCTGCAGACTGCCGAGATGCTGAAGCCCTCCACTCCATCCGCAAGTCACGACAGCACCGGCTCCTCAGGCAGCGATGACGGAGCGGAGTACTATCCTCATATAG TTTTTCTCCAGAATAAGTCCAGACGAGAAGATTTCTGTCCaagaaattttaagaacatgCATATGGTGGTGGACAAACTAATGGCACATTCTCATCTTAAATACAAAG GTACATTGTCCATGTTGGACTGCAGCATCTTTCCAGGCCTGGCGCAGGAATACCTGGACACCGAAGTCAACATGTTTCTGCTTCCGGTTCAAGAACATGATGGGGAGGATCTGAACAAAGcag GGGCAGGAACATACCCGCTGTTCTCTCTGCTGCCCGGTTACAGAGGTCACCCCACGTTCTCCACCATGGTTTCGAAGCTCCGCAGCCAAATCCTGGCCATGCCTCGCTGTCAGCTGTCACACACCATTCTCACTGAGAAAAACTG GTTTCACTATGCCGCTCGTATCTGGGATGGTGTTAAAAAGTCTTCGGCCCTATCTGAATACAGCCGCCTCCTCTGCTAG